The DNA sequence GCTGATGTTGCGCTTGACGTTGCCCTGCTTACACTAGATTCTGAAGAAGAAGGTTCTTTTACTTTGGTGACAGAATTCATTGAAGCGACTGTGGAAAAGAGAAATTCATCTTCCCTTAAAAATAAACAACTAACTTCGAAGTTTGGTGGCTTTACTCTGCCAGGATGTGAACAGGAAAATGGAACTCGAGTCCGGTTTGTCAAGGTGATTATACGTCACATTGACTGAGTCAAGGAAAACGCTCGTCAAAATATCGTGTCAAATTCTGACTCATTGATTCCGTACGAGCCCTATACATAGCCCCTGgacgcatatatatgtataagaaCGGTAAATTCAGTTATTATGTCTAACATAGACCATATCTAATTTCCTCTTCATCAATCTTTTCACGCTTCATATTCTTCGATGCGTGATAAAATCGTCCAATTTACCCTTACGTTTCAGTTTCTTTCTTCGATGGTAAATACACACCTGTTTGAGTCCCCGGATGTACTGCAAGGTTCACCAGTCGTTTCCTTGGAGATCAATGACGAAGACGGCGTACCTAGTCCATTAGATGGCATCTACACAATCAATATCGCCAAAACCGATGTCATGGCAGCGCGTAATAACATGACTGCAAGAGCAAGTAAACTTAACATCTCAGAAACAGCACCTCTTGAATTATCCTTTAACATCATACATCCTGGTAGTGTAGTATCCATGACACTCGAGTCTACCGATTCATCAGCTCTGTACGGGGTGTACATCCAAGAAGGTTCGATGGCTAATGAAACCATTCATGATTGTGGATGGACAATTCCTGGCAAGCCGGCTCAAACTGTGACGTATAATGCTACGAATATCGGGACCTATTACGTCATGGTTAAACTTGGTACGTTGCTTCATGTAGAAGTACATTGAAGTTCACTAACAAAATGTGTGCATGGTCTACCTAACGCAGTTACAAGCACGATGTGCCCTCTGGCAACATCATTGAGAGACGCTCAGGGCCCTTGCCTTCCACTGTAATAGATATATCCACAATGATCAGGCTTTACTGTTCATTTATATTTAAGTGTGATGCTGCCAACATATTAAGTATTCACCTTTGCATTTTAGCTTATTGTTTGGTTGTTAGCATCTTCACTATTTTATAATAAAACAGAGTACAGCTGATCAGATATATTTCAAATCAATAAATTCACGCTCATTCTTGTGTTTATAGAGCGTCATGGAACTCACTCTGACGTCCATGGAATTTTGATTTATGTTTCCGTCAACATTTGCCGCTTCTGGGATGACACCAAAGGAGAGTGGCAAACCGAGGGATGTTGGGTAAGAATGGCATTTCTTTCACCATTCAAAGTTTCCGTTTGTAtatatgatttttcatttatgttGTTTACGAAAATAAAGAAGATGATATTCTGCATTTTGTGCTGGTACACTGTCCAAGGAAAATGCCATCATACAGTTCCAAAAATCATAGTAACGGTCACCTGTCACCGTCGTATACGTATTTGAAAATTCACTCACAAAAAGAACCACTGAGAGTGGCAAAATGATGACAACACAGTTAAAATCAACATAGCAAAGATACATCAGGCATGGTGACAGTGATAACTGAACTGTTCATTACGTCACGCTCTCTCCCAGGTAGAGGGATGGTGATCCTACAGATACTAATGTTATATTTTGTTCTATGGGTAACATACTCATTCTTGTATCGGTACACAGAAGGTTTCCAAGTGAGCATGAAAAAACAGACTGACTCGTCTAGATCGACGCACGCAAGGATGACCAgcaaaacctttcctttttgacgttacaaatattcttggaagttgtgcaagtgcaaaaatgaaatgaaaaatgggggtcaccacgcttgtttccatggaaaaaactgtcgttaaaatggcgtcgttagaaataaataaaaatgatataattcacttaaactaaagaaagcaatcataacacgcttagcaaatgagttaattttaacaaataccaagacttaagatccatatctatcgaatgtatagttttcatgatgtttgtgaagaaattttgacataaatatcgattacaaaatgacgatatcgaattatatcactacataattttcgaactttcttcctgtcgttttgaatggtgtcattttgtccaaacttggcgaataaactcctgacatgataccatttagtttacactttcaATGAAAGGGTGttaccacgctactttttacaatatctccaggtgaatgggtaatttgcgccatataaatggagagaaatgttaatttttcgctcatattgaataaaacccagcttcctagggggtctaaatatgacaaggttataggtcacatgtatttctaagagactgggtcaaaaacttaggtaaaagcgcaatttcaacaatgacaggtgatgttaaatacatgcgcaacaaagtaacccatttccgacaggctggagttaaatctgcgcacaaaggttctaaagcgtgtgcgcgtccgaattcgtcgccctttaccttataTCGTGACTTGGGATGGAGATGCTGCAAATAGGTAGAAAGACAGGTAGCTAAAATTTGTatctttgcataattaattgattaaatatgtaattaatAAGGCAATATAAACAAAACATCTGTCAGGAGTGTCATAAATCTTTCTGCGTTGGCAGAGATCTGCCTCTGTCGGTCAGTGTGCatatacagtggaatttgatcgagtgtccgttttgccttgcagagatcgacaagtctacatgttgcttatcattagaaaagtaaacatttgcaacaaattgagtctttgatGTTAGATCATACAGcgcgcgcggcgaacgtttcccagacactgtctagtctacaatcatgacagtcgtttcagcatgcgcgccactcatgcacaacaagcttgacgCCACACTATAGCTATAGTACATCATCAAAGTATTCTTTCAGCTaattttgtgtactttgatttgggaaatactttgatttgggaaatacaaCTCAGATAAAACTCATTGGCATATTTTTCTCGAACAatcctcaacatcaaccggactgacgCTGGGCGTGTATGATGTCGTccgggaaattaagtgccaaaatacagtgaattatttcagaaacactgggtgtgttattcaatggcgCAAAGtgtaccgtgttgattgaattgcacttgcatgcgcaaaatcaacacttttcttcaagtctattttgtagctcagagaagtgtcgattgagaaaatttcatttagctgaacaaaagagaaagcgggattaaagtttcatgcaggagtgtttagcattttctgcttgacaatattcagtgttgtatcgtgtcaaacttgttgatagagtagactgcactggcaatgctacagactaca is a window from the Ptychodera flava strain L36383 chromosome 11, AS_Pfla_20210202, whole genome shotgun sequence genome containing:
- the LOC139143158 gene encoding uncharacterized protein, whose product is MVNTHLFESPDVLQGSPVVSLEINDEDGVPSPLDGIYTINIAKTDVMAARNNMTARASKLNISETAPLELSFNIIHPGSVVSMTLESTDSSALYGVYIQEGSMANETIHDCGWTIPGKPAQTVTYNATNIGTYYVMVKLERHGTHSDVHGILIYVSVNICRFWDDTKGEWQTEGCWPDKPDNVAVLTCKCNHLPSVKPTD